Proteins encoded by one window of Salvia splendens isolate huo1 chromosome 14, SspV2, whole genome shotgun sequence:
- the LOC121766169 gene encoding putative D-cysteine desulfhydrase 1, mitochondrial isoform X2 codes for MEDSMPEPPFEFLSRKPYMPPLWATHLNPIPSHIFSLGHFPTPIHKWNLPNLPKGTEVYIKRDDLSGMQLSGNKVRKLEFLLAEAVAQGADCIITIGGIQSNHCRATAVAAKYLNLGCYLILFTSEKLVDKDPGLTGNLLVERLVGAHVDLISKEEYASIGGVALTNILKERLLSEGRKPYVIPGGGSNSLGTWGYVEAVREIQEQLGKGSGGITFDDIVAACGSGGTIAGLALGTWLSGSATKVHAYCVSDDPNYFYDHVEGLTDGLQAVVSSRDIVNIQNAKGLGYAINTTEELTFMQEIAKATGVVLDPVYRYYHVCHQSPPFRL; via the exons ATGGAGGATTCTATGCCCGAGCCCCCTTTCGAGTTTCTTTCAAGGAAGCCCTACATGCCTCCTTTATGGGCAACCCACCTCAATCCAATTCCTTCCCACATCTTCTCCCTCGGCCAT TTTCCGActccaattcacaagtggaacCTTCCTAATTTGCCCAAGGGCACCGAGGTTTATATCAAG CGCGATGATCTTTCAGGAATGCAATTGAGTGGTAACAAAGTCAGGAAACTCGAATTCTTGCTGGCTGAGGCGGTGGCGCAGGGTGCTGATTGCATTATTACTATTGGAGGGATACAGAGCAATCACTGCCGAGCCACTGCTGTGGCTGCCAAGTATTTGAATCTCGGCTGTTATCTTATACTGTTCACTTCTGAG AAGCTTGTAGACAAAGATCCTGGATTGACAGGGAATCTCTTAGTCGAACGTTTGGTTGGAGCACATGTAGATCTTATTTCGAAGGAAGAGTATGCTAGCATTGGGGGTGTA GCTCTCACCAACATACTGAAAGAAAGGCTGTTGAGCGAAGGCAGAAAGCCTTATGTGATTCCCGGGGGTGGTTCGAATTCCTTGGGAACTTG GGGCTATGTCGAAGCAGTTAGAGAGATCCAAGAACAGCTTGGAAAAGGGAGCGGTGGAATAACATTTGACGACATAGTCGCAGCATGTGGAAG CGGAGGCACGATTGCTGGCTTAGCACTCGGGACATGGCTGAGTGGCTCGGCCACTAAA GTACATGCCTATTGTGTAAGCGATGATCCCAACTACTTCTATGACCATGTTGAAGGCCTAACCGATGGACTTCAAGCCGTTGTTAGCTCACGCGACATTGTCAACATACAAAAT GCTAAAGGACTTGGCTATGCCATTAATACTACAGAAGAGCTAACTTTCATGCAAGAAATTGCCAAAGCCACCGGTGTTGTTCTCGACCCCGTCTACAGGTATTACCATGTTTGTCACCAGTCTCCTCCTTTTCGACTATAG
- the LOC121766169 gene encoding putative D-cysteine desulfhydrase 1, mitochondrial isoform X1 has translation MEDSMPEPPFEFLSRKPYMPPLWATHLNPIPSHIFSLGHFPTPIHKWNLPNLPKGTEVYIKRDDLSGMQLSGNKVRKLEFLLAEAVAQGADCIITIGGIQSNHCRATAVAAKYLNLGCYLILFTSEKLVDKDPGLTGNLLVERLVGAHVDLISKEEYASIGGVALTNILKERLLSEGRKPYVIPGGGSNSLGTWGYVEAVREIQEQLGKGSGGITFDDIVAACGSGGTIAGLALGTWLSGSATKVHAYCVSDDPNYFYDHVEGLTDGLQAVVSSRDIVNIQNAKGLGYAINTTEELTFMQEIAKATGVVLDPVYSGKAAYGMMRDMAENPRKWEGRKVLFVHTGGLLGLYEKTEQIVPLVGNWRRMDIQASIPRQVGTGKVSRNFYRPM, from the exons ATGGAGGATTCTATGCCCGAGCCCCCTTTCGAGTTTCTTTCAAGGAAGCCCTACATGCCTCCTTTATGGGCAACCCACCTCAATCCAATTCCTTCCCACATCTTCTCCCTCGGCCAT TTTCCGActccaattcacaagtggaacCTTCCTAATTTGCCCAAGGGCACCGAGGTTTATATCAAG CGCGATGATCTTTCAGGAATGCAATTGAGTGGTAACAAAGTCAGGAAACTCGAATTCTTGCTGGCTGAGGCGGTGGCGCAGGGTGCTGATTGCATTATTACTATTGGAGGGATACAGAGCAATCACTGCCGAGCCACTGCTGTGGCTGCCAAGTATTTGAATCTCGGCTGTTATCTTATACTGTTCACTTCTGAG AAGCTTGTAGACAAAGATCCTGGATTGACAGGGAATCTCTTAGTCGAACGTTTGGTTGGAGCACATGTAGATCTTATTTCGAAGGAAGAGTATGCTAGCATTGGGGGTGTA GCTCTCACCAACATACTGAAAGAAAGGCTGTTGAGCGAAGGCAGAAAGCCTTATGTGATTCCCGGGGGTGGTTCGAATTCCTTGGGAACTTG GGGCTATGTCGAAGCAGTTAGAGAGATCCAAGAACAGCTTGGAAAAGGGAGCGGTGGAATAACATTTGACGACATAGTCGCAGCATGTGGAAG CGGAGGCACGATTGCTGGCTTAGCACTCGGGACATGGCTGAGTGGCTCGGCCACTAAA GTACATGCCTATTGTGTAAGCGATGATCCCAACTACTTCTATGACCATGTTGAAGGCCTAACCGATGGACTTCAAGCCGTTGTTAGCTCACGCGACATTGTCAACATACAAAAT GCTAAAGGACTTGGCTATGCCATTAATACTACAGAAGAGCTAACTTTCATGCAAGAAATTGCCAAAGCCACCGGTGTTGTTCTCGACCCCGTCTACAG CGGAAAAGCTGCATACGGGATGATGAGAGACATGGCCGAGAATCCCAGGAAGTGGGAAGGAAGAAAGGTCCTCTTCGTACACACCGGAGGTCTCTTGGGACTATACGAGAAGACCGAGCAGATAGTGCCACTGGTAGGAAACTGGCGTAGGATGGACATCCAGGCGTCCATCCCTCGCCAAGTAGGCACCGGAAAGGTGTCTAGAAACTTCTATAGGCCTATGTGA
- the LOC121765646 gene encoding mitochondrial import inner membrane translocase subunit TIM14-2-like → MASVAVAGAAVGASALGARYLLRAWQAFKSNPRARNFYHGGFQQAMNRREAALILGVREHVALEKIKEAHRRVMVANHPDAGGSHYLASKINEAKDILLKKSKASDSAF, encoded by the exons ATG GCATCCGTAGCAGTAGCAGGGGCTGCAGTTGGAGCTAGTGCTCTAGGTGCTAGATACTTGCTAAGGGCATGGCAAGCATTCAAATCCAACCCACGGGCCCGTAATTTTTACCACGGGGGATTTCAACAGGCCATGAACAGGCGAGAGGCCGCATTGATTCTTGGAGTGAG GGAGCACGTCGCCTTGGAAAAGATCAAAGAGGCTCATAGAAGAGTGATGGTAGCAAACCACCCTGATGCTGGGGGCAGCCATTACCTTGCTTCAAAGATCAATGAAGCTAAAGATATCTTGTTGAAGAAATCGAAGGCGTCGGATTCTGCATTCTGA